One Chlamydiales bacterium genomic window, AAGGTCATGAGATTTTATCAAATGTAGTAGCCACTCAGGATGAACTCCATAGTAGCTATGGAGGAGTTGTTCCAGAAATTGCATCAAGACGTCATATTGATGTACTTCTACCTTTGCTTGAAAAAGCCCTTTTTGATTCTTTTGATGCAATTGATTTGATAGCTGTAGCAAATGGGCCAGGTTTAATTGGCCCACTTTTAATTGGGATTAACTTTGCAAAAGGATTGGCTTTTTCATCAAACAAGCCCCTTGTAGGAGTGAATCATGTTGAAGCTCATCTCTATTCAGCTCTGATGGGGTTGTCTCCACCACTTCCCTCTCTTGGCGTAGTCATATCTGGAGGACATACCTTATTAGCATTTATTGAAAAGATAGGTACTTATACTCTTATTGGGCAAACTCAAGATGATGCAATAGGAGAAGCTTTTGATAAAGTCGCTAAAATTCTCGGTCTCCCTTATCCAGGGGGTGCACATATTGAAAAACTTGCTCTGCAGGGCGACCCACATCGATTTCGTTTTAAAGCTGGTAAAATCAAAGGACGTCCTTTTGACTTTTCTTTTAGTGGATTAAAAACAGCCCTTCTTTACCTTGCTAAGGGGCAGAATGCAAACCAGAATTCTCCCTTGCTTCTTTCTGAGAAAGATAGGCAAGATGCAGCTGCAAGTTTTCAATATGTAGCTTTTTCTGATCTTGTAAAAAAAATCTGTTCTAGTGCAAAACTGTATTCTTGCAAAAGTATTTTAGTAGGAGGTGGAGTCAGTATCAACCACTGTTTTCGTGATCTTCTTGAACAAAAATCATCGCTCCCCATCTTGTGGCCTTCACAAGATCTTTGCCTAGATAATGGAGCAATGATTGCAGGTCTTGGTTACCATGTCTTTCTTAAGCATGGTCAATCAAAAGATATGAAAGCAAATCCTGGCGCATCTCTTTAACTGCTCATCTCGTGTTTTAAGAAAGGAGTTGTATATCATGAGATTTATCTTGATTTTTCTTGTCTTACTTAGCTTAGCAAGTTGTAAGCATAAAGAAGAATGTCATTCTAATGAGAAGATTTTGCGCTTAAATATAGTAGATGATCCTATCTCACTTGATCCTCGAATTGTAAGAAGCATAAAAGATATTACAATAGTGAAGCATCTTTTTGATGGATTAATGCGTGTTGACGCCAATGGAATACCACAACCTGCATTAGCTAAACAGGTAGAGATTTCAGATGATCTTATGACTTATACATTTTATCTTAATAAAACCTATTGGACAAATGGAGAACCTGTAACTGCTTATGATTTTATATATGCATGGAAAAGCGTCTTGGACCCTAATTTCCGAACAGATTATTCTTACATACTTTATCCAATAAAAAATGCTAAGCAAGCTCGTGAAGGTAAATGTTCTATTGATGAGGTAGGGATCATTGCAGTAGATCCAGAGACATTAGTTGTAAAATTAGAAAATCCTACTCCCTATTTCCTTGAATTAACAGCTTTTCCTACCTACTATCCTATTCACCATCAACTTGATAAACAAACCAATACTTGGGCACATTTCCCTGCCAAGGAATTTACTTCAAATGGTCCATTTAAATTAAAAAAATGGGCACCTCAAGAAGAAATTGTATTGGTAAAAAACTTCGAATACTGGGATGAAAAAAATGT contains:
- the tsaD gene encoding tRNA (adenosine(37)-N6)-threonylcarbamoyltransferase complex transferase subunit TsaD; this translates as MLVLGIETTCDETGIALVSKGHEILSNVVATQDELHSSYGGVVPEIASRRHIDVLLPLLEKALFDSFDAIDLIAVANGPGLIGPLLIGINFAKGLAFSSNKPLVGVNHVEAHLYSALMGLSPPLPSLGVVISGGHTLLAFIEKIGTYTLIGQTQDDAIGEAFDKVAKILGLPYPGGAHIEKLALQGDPHRFRFKAGKIKGRPFDFSFSGLKTALLYLAKGQNANQNSPLLLSEKDRQDAAASFQYVAFSDLVKKICSSAKLYSCKSILVGGGVSINHCFRDLLEQKSSLPILWPSQDLCLDNGAMIAGLGYHVFLKHGQSKDMKANPGASL